CGAGGTGTTGCCCGCTTTATTCCAGTTACCGCGGTAAACAGTGGTAAAAGTACCGTCGTACCTGGAATCGTTCACCTTATCGGCAAATGTATTTTTAAGTACTTCGATGGTTGGCGCCATACGTACCCAAGGGCGGCCCAAATGCTGATCGGCTTCACGCAGAACCGAATTTACACCCGAACTTTTGATGTTCGGATAGTTCCAGGTCATCATCCAGCCGGCAAAATTATCAGGGGCGCCACCACTACCGAAGGTAAGGCTGCCGCCGTTGTATTTCTCGCTGGTCTGGGTGTGATCGGCGTAAAGCACCATTTCTTTATTACGATCATTCTGCGCCAGGTTAACATCGTAAAATGTAGGCTGTAAGCCGAACGGCCCCGGGTCATCAATGGCTGTTACAGCTATATCGTACGCCTGCTGAAAATACCATTGCGCGTTATGTCCGTCCGGGTCGGTACGGTCAGTCGCCGGATAGGTTGGTATGCTGTTCGGATTTTGCAGCCACCAGCCGTAGGTAAGGTAAGCTTTGGATAATATCAGCCTTGCCGCTGTTTTGGTTAACCCGCCGGTTACGCGCCCGGTTTGCGGCAGATCGGTAATGGCCTGCAGCAGATCAGGAAAGATAGCTTTGGTATACACCTCCGGAACGGTATTACGTACCGATTTACGTGTAGGCGTAGTATTAAACTTAAGTTCGCCCGCGCCCAAATCCAGCGGTACGCCGCCAAAGGTTTGTACGAGCAAAAAGTAATCAAACGCCCTGAAAAACCTGGCCTCTGCAATCAGCGCGGATGATAAGCCTACCGCGCTCGCGTTCTCAATAACACCGCTGGCGGTATTTATATTAGGGAAAGCCTCGCCCCATAGTATGCTCGACGGATAGCTTGTAGATAAAATTGAACCTACGCCCGAGTTATCCATATCTTTAAAGTTACCGTCGGCACTTTGGCCCCAGGTAGCCTCGTCGGTACCGGTAACGCCCGAATTATAATAATAAGCCTGCCCATAAATATTGCGCAAGTGGCTGTACATGGCGGTAAGCCCCCCAACTACGCCTTGCTCGGTTTTAAAATATTCGGGGGTAAACACACTGCGTGGCTGTTCATCAAGCACCTTGCTGCAACCGGCTAATAACACTGAGGTTGCCAGGGCACACTTTAAAATATTTTTGATTATTAAACTTTTCATCTCAGTAGGTTTTAGAATGTTACGTTAAGACCAAGTATAAAATTACGGGTTGATGGCGTGTTGGTGCCGATGGTCAGGAACCTCCGTTGTGATTCGGGCAGCGGTACGGCGGCGTTCTCGTTACCAAAAGAGTTCGTTTCCGGATCCATGCCTGATTCCTTGTGATAAGGTGAGAACAGCACGAATGCATTTTGCACCGTGAAATAAGTACGTATGTTTATTTTTGAGCTCTTGGGCAGTAACTCACCTAAGTTATAGCCAAGCGACATGGTACGTATTTTAAGGTATGATGCATCAAAATAACCCAGGGTGCTGCCGTATTTAGGATTATCACCACTTTGGATGCCGCCCGGTTTAGGATAACGGGCATCCGTGTTTTCGGGCGTCCAGTAATCAACCTTAACGTTGTTACGGCGACCTGTAAGCATATTCAGGTATCCGCCTGATCCATAAAGTGTACTGATTAACACACCGCCGCTTTTAAACGCACCAACCATGGTAAAGTCGAAACCCTTATAAGCTACACGGGTGTTAAAGCCGCCCTGAAAATCAGGGTCGACATCGATGATCTGCCTGTCGGCGGCGCCAATGGCGCGTGTTGGCTGGCCGTTGGCATCAACCGGACCGGTATATTTTACCTTGATCATGCCTACGTTGCCGCCCGGTTCCAGTATGTTCAGGTAAGGGTCGCCCTCCTGCCATAAGCCCTGGTACTCGTAATCAAAAATGGAGTTAATATTATGGCCTACAAACCAGCCGTTACCCTCATCCCTCGTTTGGCCTGATGCAAGCGCGACTAACTTATTACGGTTTGCGTAAATGTTTACACCTAAATCCCAGGTCCAGCCATTTTTGTTGTTGATGATGGTGCCGTTCAAGCTTAACTCCACGCCTTTGTTTTGTGTTCTGCCCACATTGGCGGTATAGCTGTTAACGCCAGAGGTTGGCGGCAAGCCCACACTCAGCAATAAGTCTTTAGTGTTATTAACATAGTATTCAACCGTACCGGATAAGCGGTTATTAAATAAGGTGAAATCTAAACCGTAGTTCCAGTTTTCAGAATACTCCCAGCCCAGTGCCGGATTAGGCAATTGGGTTACGTAATAACCGGTGGCATAATTGGTTTCGCCAAAATTATACTGGCGTGTGTTCAAGGCGCCAAGCGTTTGATAGGCATTTACAGCCTGGTTAGAGGTTTGGCCATAACCCAGGCGCACCTTAGCGCGGTTAAGCCAGGTAACATCTTTCATAAATGATTCGTTATTCAAATTCCAGCCTAATGATACGGCCGGATAGGTATGCCATTTATAACCAGGCGCCAATCGTGATGAAGCATCAGAACGCAACGTAGCCGATATCAGATACTTATCGTCATACGAATACATTACGCGCCCCATATATGAGCGTAGGCCGCTCAAACTATAATTGCCATTACCGATGGTAATTTCGCCGGTTGCCTGGCCAAGGTTATAAAACTGAAAAGCGTCTGACGGAATATTTTTAGCCGACATTGAGGAACTGTTGTATTTAGTTTGCTCCTCAGAGTAAAGAGCCGTCACATTAAAATTATGTTTTTCGGCAAACGTACGGTCATAGGTCAACAGGTTTTCAACCACCCAATGATAGTTTTGCGAATTGGTTACTCCGGCTACCGATAGCGAAGTTGGTACCGAGCTGTTTATGCCTTGTCCGGTGTAATTACCATTGTTGTTCTGTATAAAATCCAAACCCACATTAACGCGATATTTCAAGCCCTTTACCCAGGGTATCTGTGCTTCGCCGTAAAGTGAATTATAGGTAGCAAATCCGCGGGTTTCATTCAGCCATTGATCCTGTAAATTATTTACAATATCCTTGGTTAAAACATACGTTTCGTCCTGCGGCATTTTTATGGTTCGTTTAATCGAGCCATCGGCATTATAGGGGTTAGCTATAGGCGAACTGCTCAAAGCACCATAGATACCTACCTGGCTTCCCTCGGTAAGGTTATAGTTGTTATTGGTTGTAAATCCAACTTTAAAAATTTTGGCAACCTGCTGATCTACTGAGCCGCGCAGCGAATAACGTGTGTACTGTTGGGTTGGTATTACGGCCTCGTTTTTATAATAACCGCCGCCAAAATTATAGCTGCCGGTTTGGCTCCCGCCGGATACGCCGACATCGTGGCTGTTAACAGTGCCCGTTCTGTATAAAAGCTTTTGCCAATCAATATTTACGTCATCAGCTTCATCGGCTCCGTTGGTAAATTTTCCGGCGGCTTTACGCAGCGCTACAAATTCCGATCCGTTCATCATCGGGTAAGGGGCAAAAATTTCCTGCCTGCCGTAATAAGCATTATACGTAATTTTAGCGTTGCCCCCCATCTGCCCGCGATTAGTAGTAATAATTATCACACCGTTTGCACCCCGCGAGCCATAGATAGCCGTGGCCGAGGCATCCTTCAATATGTCAATGCTTTTAACATCGTTAGGGTTGATGTCGGCCAGTGAACCTACAAACGGGATACCATCCAGCACAATCAAAGGGTCATTACTGGCGGTTAACGAGCGCTGGCCACGGATGAGTATCTGCGTTGTAGCCCCGGGGCGTGTTGATGTTTGCGATATATCAACACCCGGAAGCCGGCCCTGTATGGCCTGACTGATATTTGGCGCCGGTACTTCGCGCATTTTTTCGCCACCGATGGATGCCACCGAGCCTGTAACCGCTTCTCGGCGTTGGGCACCGTAACCTATCACCACCACATCTTCCAGGTTTTTACTGTTGGGGTTTAGTTTTATGGTAAGCTGATCCTGCCCGTTTAACGTTTGTACCATATTGGCGTAGCCCACAAATGACACTACAACCGCTTGCTCGCCCGCCGGCAGATTAATGCTGAAATTACCATTTGCATCTGTAGCGGCTGATACGTTACTGGATTGTGCCTTAACCGTTGCGCCGGGCAACGGTTGATTTTTTTCATCTACTATCTTGCCCGTTATCTTTTTGGTTTGTGCAAACGCGCTTATCCCCGTGAGCAGCATCAGCAGCAAGAGCAGCGATGGCTTTTTAAATGTTCGTAGTTTTTCTTTCATAATTTTTTGTTGAGGTGTTCATTTATGAGTTCATAAAATTGGCTTGCTAAAAATTGGTTGACCGACATGCCATCTTACTTCGCAATCGATTGCAGACTATAATAAAAATGGTTAGCCTGAACAATCAGAGAAAATTGGTTTATAAAAATAACTGGTTTACAATTGGCGGTTTAACCACAGTTACCTGCGTTTAAACATATCAAAGGTCAATTTTAAGCGTATTGACAGGTATAACAAATTGACAAATGTTATATAACTAATGTTCAAAAACGTCTTTCAGTAAATGCTGTAAGCAAAAAAACCGGTCACGGCGATAAAGGATTTTCTTTACCACCGGACCGGTTAAACTATTTAAACTAAAACTTTGCTTTTTACATGCTTCCCTTAACCTTGTAACCTAACAATGCAAGCATTTTTTCGCCGTAACGCCTGCCAAGTGTTCGGTAACCGGCAGCGTCAAAATGTAGCTTATCAGCAGCGGCACTACATCCGGCAGAGGGAATAATATAGGCATTAGGTACAACCTGCGGCAAGGTATTTATAATGCTGTTCATGCCGGCGCAAATGCCGCCCTGGTCTGCACCCAGCATCTCACCAGCCAATAATGGCACCTGGTTAGGCTTAAGATTAAGGTCAGCTATTAGCCTATCGTAAATAATCTTTATTTTTTTTGTCCACAAAGTATCGCCCGTGTTTGATTCGCCCTGGTGTAATAAAATACCTTTTATAACACCTGAACGTTGCGCGATCTTTGCAAGTTCCACCAAACGCCCATACGGATCATTATTGTACTCCGCCACCATGGCTTTCATCCAGCCCGGGGCTGTTTCTATATAGCCGGGGCTTGTTTGCTGGTTAAAAAGCTCTATCCTTGCGCCACCTACTGATACGTTAATTACGCCTACCCGTACATCCTTAGGCAGATTGGCAGTAAGTGTGCGGCCAAAATAATCGGCAGGTGTGATGCCGGTGTTGCAACGGCAAAGCGGCGGTACCGCGGTGTACCAGTTACCTTTTTTGCGGCCCCTGTCGGGGCAATCAACGGCTTGCAGTACCCGGAAACGGCTGTCAACAGTAGTGTCCTGCGCCTCGTACTTTGCGTTGCCTTCCATGTTCGATTGACCAAAACACAAAAAAATATACATCTTCGGGTCCTGCGCCATAGCTTGGTCTGAAAACATTATAAAGGTAAATAAACCTGCAAGCTTAAGTATTTTAAGCATTTCTACTTTGATTTAAATTTGATGCTTTTTATAACGATCTGTCCAGGTTTTCCGGTCGGGAATTTAAGGAAAACGTCATGCTGGCCGGTAACATTTTTTATTGTGGCGTTAAATACTTTCGCTACCGCGGTTGACGTAACCGGAACTTTCGCAATCAATTTTCCATGTTTCAAATCATCAATCCAAACCTCTATAGTGCCGTTACCGGTGGCAGTTGCTGTTAATTCTGCCACCGCGGGCGACTGTTTACCAAACTCAACTCCTGAAAGCATTAACCAACCGCCATAGGTTGATGTATTGGTGACGCCGTCTGCCACTTCTCCTTTTATTTTTCTGACCCCGAAATAATTACTGTAACCAGTCGCCGGTAATGCCGACAGGCCGTCTTTACAAATAAACAGATCAAAGTCAGCAGCTTTGCCTTCGGCAAATAAGCCCAGGCTGGTGCCCACCCACGAGTTAAAGTTAGGTTGTACTTTATCCAAACTAACCGCGCTTACCGTGCGCCCGACAGTTACCCAATTTTCACCATCACCGCTGCAATAGGCCTGCAGCATATGCCCGTTACGTTCAATTTTCAGCCAAACCACATCACCAAACGTATTGGTAATTGATTGTGTGACTGAATCTGTACGGAAAATGATCTGCTTACCATCGGCATAACCAGTATACAGCCGTACAGTTACCCGCTGATTGCCGTTGGTTAAGTACAGGCCCGCTTTAGCTGCGGTGTCGGTAGCGTTAAGCTCCACCCTGGTAATTGCTGTATAAAAATGGTCGGTTTCCTTTTGCATCAGGTGCGTACGGGTGGTATCCGGCTTTAGCCTTACCCAGCCCCTCCTGTCTGTCAACGAACAATTTGCCGATGCCTTTTTAGTAAGAAAATGCCACCACAGCCCGAGTTCATTGCCATCAAAATAATCGGTGGTTACACTACGCCATGGAATGGCCGAATAAGGCAAATTTGGCATTAACAGGGGCTGCGTAGTTGGCGCAACACCCCAAGGCCTGTCGCCCTCCCATATCACCTGGTACAAACCCGTTTGCCTGCCCGTGCCAGACCAATCATCCCTGTCGTATTTTTCGTAGCTCTGCCCTATCGTCCACCAGGTACCGTCGTTCAGCATAAACGGCGCGGAAATATGATTAGGCCTGCGAAAGCCCACTGCCGCATCGGTAATCGGCTTAAAGAAGTCGCCCAAACGCTCCCATTTTGTAGAATCGCTAGTTAAGGCCGTAGTCCGCATTACATATTGCCCGCCCGATACGTCGCCCGCCGGAAAATAGTAGTAATAGCCATTGCGTTTGCTCATTACCGGGCCTTCCGCCCAACTGTATTGCAGCTTAGCGTTTATCCAGTCGAGGTTAATCACGGTATCGGTAAGCTGGCCGTCTTGCCCAAGCGCCTGCAGGCGGTTTACTTTTTGTCCGTTTTTAATTACCATGTAAGGCTTACCATCGTCATCAACAAAAATAGAATTATCGTAACCTAGGTTACCCGTTACAGCGTTTGTTTTTACTTCAACCGGTGCCGACCATGGTCCTTTAGGAGATTGCGCTTTACAAAACCACTGGCCGCCTGCCGAGAAATATATCCAGTAACTGCCATAAAAATAAGTTATAGCGCCTTGCCATATTCCACCTGAGGGCTTATCGCCTACCCAGGCGGCCTTTGATGCAGGCAAAACCCTGCTGATGACTTCCCAATGTACCAGATCCTTTGAATGATAGATAGGCAGGTAAGGATTAAAATGGAATGTTGATCCGCAGTGATAAAAATCCTCGCCTACCTTTAACAAAGTTGGGTCTGGGTGATCACCGGGTAAAACGGGGTTTACGTAAGTTTTAACCGATTGATAAAAGGCCGACGAATCTGTTTTTTTGGATTGCTGCGCCGATACTTCGGCCAGGTTCAGCGTAAATAAACATAGAGCGGCTGCAAGCCGGCAAATATTACTCATATACTATCAGGGGTTTGGTATTTGTGCGCCAGGTTTTAACTGATGAACAAAAATGGCATTAACCATATATCGGCGATACTGCAATTGTCTTTTTTTATAGCACAAATGTTAAGTAAAAGAGTAGCGCATTTTATCAAAATAAACGCAATTATCTAATTAAAAGATAGTTACACCAAAACCACCTATCTATCCGCATTAAAAGCAACACGTTTGATACTTTCGGCATTCGGGTTTTATAGCTAATTTTAGATATATCAAAACCAATCCGGCATCCCTGCCGCCCTAATATGATGAAGATAGCCGCGCCACGCGCCATACTGTTGTTTGTATTTTTATTTTTCGCGCCTTTTTATTCCGGCGCTCAAAACGACCCCTTAAACTTCAGTAACCTTACAGCCAAGGATGGCTTATCATCAAACACGGTATACGCTATACTTAAGGACCGTTACGGCTTTTTATGGTTTGCCACCGAGGATGGGTTGAACAGGTTTGACGGTACCAACTTCCGCATATACCGTTACGTGGCGGGTGATTCATTGAGCATTGGCGCAAACCATGTAACCGCGCTATATGAGGATAAGCGTGGCACTTTATGGGTTGGCACCAACGGTGGTTCGTTAAGCGTGTATAACCGGAATGCCGACTCTTTCTTCAATTTCAGTTCGATGCCTGGCAATGTTATCGGCGGCGCTGTAACATCAATATGCGGCGATGGCAATGATAATGTATGGGTTGGATGCTACGACGGCTTGTTCAGCATTGATATTACAACACGCAAAGTTAAGCGCATACCAACCGGCATCAACGTGGCCGGAAAACCTGTTACAAAGGTATTTCTGTCGGCGTATAAAGACAGCAGGCAGCAAATGTGGTTTGGCACCGACAGAGGCCTATACCGTTACAATAGCAAAACGGGAACATTCACTTTATACGGACATAACGGTAACGACAAAAACAGCCTGGCAGCCAACCTGGTATTATCGATAGCCGAGGATAGTAAACACAATTTGTGGATTGGCACCGTAGGCGGCTTAAGCAAGTTGAACAGCGATGGTAAAACCTTTATCAACTTAAAGCATAACCATAATATTAAAGGCGGCTTAAGCAGCGATATTGTTTATGCCATAGCGCCTGACCGCAGTAACAATGATCTTTGGCTGGCGACCGAAGAAGGCCTTGATATACTGAATACCGAGACCGGCGTGATTACAACTTACAAGCCCGATAAACGCGACAAAAGCAGCCTGTCGAGCAGGTCAATCAGATCGATTTATATTGACAAACTGGGGATATATTGGCTGGGCACTTTTCAGGGCGGGATAAACAAGTACGACAAAAACTTCAGCTATTTCAGCAAAAAAGAAAGCAACCCTTTTGATAACAGGGGTTTAAGCGCCTCGGTAGTAACCTCGTTTGCCGAATGGAAAGGTAAAGGGATATTTATAGGTACAGATGGTGGCGGTTTGAATTTGTACCATCCCGAAACCGGCCTTTTCGATCATAACAACATTACGCCTAAACGCGCCGGGACGCCTCATGGTATGGCCGTATTAGCGCTTGAAATGGCGAAGAACGGACAGTTGTGGATCGGCACATACCTCGATGGACTTTTTGCTTATAATCCCACCACCGGAGCCTACCGACAGTTTACGAAGGGCACGGGTAATCTCGACCTGAATTTTAACGACATTTTTTGTGTTAAAGAAGATAGCAAGGGCAATATATGGATAGGCACCAACGGCGGCGGCATCAATATTTACGACCCTAAACGACAGGTTATCGACAAGATAACCAACGACTTCAGCAGGCCTAATGATACGCGATATCCGGTAAACAATATTATCAGGGCGTTTGCGGAAGACCGCCGGGGTAAAATGTGGGTGGGTACATTTGGCGGTGGCATTTCCGTTTGGAACCCGGCTACCCGCCGATTTAAATTCTATAATAAAACTAATAATAATTTACCTAATGATTATGTGCTCTCGATACTCGAGGATAGCCGCGGGCGAATTTGGGCAGGTACCAGCGGCGGCGGGCTTAGCTTACTTAATGCCGCGTCGGATAAGTTTGTAACCTACTCTGAAAATGACGGGCTGGCCAATGACGTGGTTCAAAAACTGCTGGAAGATAGCCACGGCCGGCTGTGGCTGAGTACCAACCAGGGCATCAGCTCGTTTGATGCGGGAATAAAAAGCTTTGTTAATTATACCCATCACAACGGCTTACAGAACAATCCCTTTGTGCGCGGTGCCGGCCTGCGCGATTCAAACGGCGAACTGTACTTTGGCGGCCAGGATGGCTTTAATCATTTTAACCCGCTTGGCATGAACAGGAATAAAAACGTTCCGCCTGTTGTGCTTACTGAACTTAAAGTTGATAATAAACGCGTTATGCCGGCCGATAAAGGCCCCATACAGGAACCGATATTACTGGCAAAAGAAATTCACCTGGATTACCGGCAAAGTTTTTCCATCAGCTTTGTGGCGCTTAACTATACCAACTCGCAGCAAAACAAATATAAATACCGCCTGATCGGTTTTAACCGCGACTGGATAACCGCGGGTAAAGAACATACCGCATCATACACCAACCTTAACCCGGGCACTTACGAGTTTCAGGTTAAAGCCAGCAATAACGACGGGCTCTGGAACAATACCGGCCGAACGGTCAGGATCATTGTGGCACCTCCCTTCTGGCTATCGGTGTACGCGTTTATTACTTACCTGGCGGCTGGCCTCGCGCTTTTGTTTTACATCAGGCACAGGGGTATACGCAAGCTTAAAACGCAGTTCGCATTGCAACAGGAACGACAGCAAGCCAAACAAGCCATTGAAAGCCAGCGGCGCGAAGCTGAACACACGCGCGAACTGGATCAGCTTAAGATCAAATTCCTGACCAACCTGAGCCATGAGTTCCGTACGCCGATTTCGTTAATTGTAGGGCCGGTGGATAATCTGTTGGATAAGATCAAGGAGCCTGAATTAACCGGGCAACTGGGGCTTATAAAGCGCAATGGCCGCCGTTTGCTTAACCTGGTTAACCAATTGCTCGATTTCAGGAAAATGGAAGAGGATGAACTTAAGCTAAAACTCGGCCGCGGCGAAATTGTGCAATATATACGCGAGGTTACAGACTCGTTTACTGACCTGGCAGAACGTAAACAGATCAACCTGAGGTTTGTAACACCCAACCGCAAAGCTTATGTTTATTTTGATGCCAATAAGGTAGAGCGTATACTTTTCAACCTGCTATCAAACGCCTTTAAATTCACGCAGGAAGGTGGCCTTGTAACGGTAGAACTTGCTGTTAACGAAATGGATGGTACAGACAAGGTTAATGTAGTCTGCTCTGTTACTGATACAGGAATAGGCATACCGGCCGATGTATTGGCAAAAGTATTTGACAGGTTTTTCCAGACGGAGACCGGACCTGCAATTTTAAACCAGGGTTCGGGCATTGGCCTGTCCATTACGCGTGAATTTGTAAAGATGCACGACGGACAAATTTATGCGGAAAGCGAGCAGGGAAAAGGCAGTCGTTTTGTTTTTGAGATACCCCTGCGGGTTGCCGAATCGGATGTGGAAATAACAGCGACACCTTATCCAAAAATTATTGCAATAGAACCCCTTGCAGTTGTTGAGCCTGCACCAGCCGAGTTGCCAGCTGATGAACTGGTGAACATGCCCTCTGTTTTAATTATTGATGATGACGAGGATTTCAGGTTTTACCTGAAAGATAACCTGAAGGCGCACTATCGCATTTACGAAGCATCAAACGGAAAAGAAGGTTGGCAAATGGCGCTATCACGCCACCCGGATGTGATCGTGTCAGACATTAACATGCCCCTGATGAATGGCATTGAACTGGGCAAAAAGCTTAAGGCGGACAAGCGTACTTTACACATACCCATGATATTGCTTACCGCATCCAACGCGGAGAACGACCAGATAAAAGGGCTGGAATCGGGCGTTAACGATTTTATTACCAAGCCATTCAATTTCGCGGTTTTAGAGGTAAAAATCAAGAATCTTTTAACCTACAGCCGCAACGCGCGCGAAACCTATTCGCGGCAGTTACAGGTTACGGCCGGTAATGTGGTGATCGAATCAGAAAACGAAAAGTTTTTAAATAAGGTGATGCAATATATTGAGCATAACCTTACCGATCCGCAGCTTTCTGTTGAAGGCCTGAGCCGCGAGCTGGTTATCAGCCGGGTTTCATTGTATAAAAAACTGCTGGACATTACAGGTATGTCTCCGGTTGAATTTATCAGGTCGGTTAAGCTGGAAAAGGCCGCCGTTCTGCTCGAGAAAAGCGACATGAATATAGCGCAGATTGCTTACCAGACCGGATTCTCCACTCCGAATTATTTCACCAAGGCTTTTAAAGAAAAATACAACATGGTACCGTCGGAATATATTGAGGCGAAGCGCAAATTACAGGATGCATAATAGCTAATCCCTTATGGAGAGACTTTATATGAGGCTGCGCTTTATGCCCATTTCAAGTCCCCGCAATTCGGCAAGGCCTTTTAGCCGGCCAATAACCGAGTAGCCGGGGTATGTATCATACCTGAAGTCGTCCAGTATTTTATGCCCATGATCTGGGCGCATAGGTATACATACGTCTTCACGTCCATCTTTTGCGCGTTTTATCTGCTCTTTAATAACGGCCTGCATTACCTTAAACATATCGGTACTGCCTGCCAGATGATCATCTTCATAAAAACTGCCATCGTTTTCACGATGCACGTTGCGCAGATGCAGAAAGTTGATATACGCCCCCAATCGTTCTATCATACCAGGCAGATCATTATCTGCGCGGGCACCAAGTGATCCCGTACAAAAAGTAATACCGTTGCTGGCGGAGGGATAAGCGTTAATAACATCACGCAGATCATCCTCGGTGGACACTACCCTGGGTAACCCCAGTATCGGGAACGGCGGGTCATCCGGATGAATGCATAATTTAATGCCGGCCTGCTCCGCATAGGGTACTACAGCTTTCAAAAAATAGGTAAGATTTGCTTTTAAAGCTTCAGCGTCAACAAATGCATACTTTTTTAGATATTCCCTGAACTCCGGTATGGTGTAAACTTTATCGGTACCGGGTAAGCCCGCCATAATGGTGCGCACAAGTACGTCGCGCTCATTGTTGGTAAGTCCGTTGAGATAGGTTTTTGCTATTTGTTGCTGCTCAAGCGTATGCTCCTTGAGAGCGGCCTCACGTTCTAAGACATATAGATCAAACGCGGCAACCGCCGGTGCATGGTACCGCAAAGCGGATGCATTGTTAGGCAGCCGGTAATCCAGGTGGGTACGCGTCCAATCCAATACCGGCATAAAGTTATAGCAAACCGTTTTAATGCCTGCCTTGCCCAGGTTCTGCAGCGTTTTAATGTATTTATCTATATAACTGTCGCGCAATGGCGAGGCTATTTTAATACTTTCATGAATGTTTACACTCTCCACCACAGACCATCGGAGGCCAGCCTTTTCAATCAATGCCTTGCGT
This Mucilaginibacter defluvii DNA region includes the following protein-coding sequences:
- a CDS encoding RagB/SusD family nutrient uptake outer membrane protein, whose amino-acid sequence is MKSLIIKNILKCALATSVLLAGCSKVLDEQPRSVFTPEYFKTEQGVVGGLTAMYSHLRNIYGQAYYYNSGVTGTDEATWGQSADGNFKDMDNSGVGSILSTSYPSSILWGEAFPNINTASGVIENASAVGLSSALIAEARFFRAFDYFLLVQTFGGVPLDLGAGELKFNTTPTRKSVRNTVPEVYTKAIFPDLLQAITDLPQTGRVTGGLTKTAARLILSKAYLTYGWWLQNPNSIPTYPATDRTDPDGHNAQWYFQQAYDIAVTAIDDPGPFGLQPTFYDVNLAQNDRNKEMVLYADHTQTSEKYNGGSLTFGSGGAPDNFAGWMMTWNYPNIKSSGVNSVLREADQHLGRPWVRMAPTIEVLKNTFADKVNDSRYDGTFTTVYRGNWNKAGNTSPTLINANGLPIAPGDAVLTFLDNDNPNITYATENANVGAGVLPGRADFVISPGAISRIIYPGLWKLGPYRTDKGNGLGEANAGSTRPYPILKFSELYFIAAEAAVKGATVQAGKSANDLINVIRARAGKWRFDNNGNKTKVEDNSAAMVAATPANIDLNYLLAERSREFYAEGGRWFDLVRTQKWAELAASYTIGGTNFGDHTPVKVTRTIDNHLYLRPIPQGQIDGLEMSAAEKAAYQNPGY
- a CDS encoding TonB-dependent receptor, which codes for MKEKLRTFKKPSLLLLLMLLTGISAFAQTKKITGKIVDEKNQPLPGATVKAQSSNVSAATDANGNFSINLPAGEQAVVVSFVGYANMVQTLNGQDQLTIKLNPNSKNLEDVVVIGYGAQRREAVTGSVASIGGEKMREVPAPNISQAIQGRLPGVDISQTSTRPGATTQILIRGQRSLTASNDPLIVLDGIPFVGSLADINPNDVKSIDILKDASATAIYGSRGANGVIIITTNRGQMGGNAKITYNAYYGRQEIFAPYPMMNGSEFVALRKAAGKFTNGADEADDVNIDWQKLLYRTGTVNSHDVGVSGGSQTGSYNFGGGYYKNEAVIPTQQYTRYSLRGSVDQQVAKIFKVGFTTNNNYNLTEGSQVGIYGALSSSPIANPYNADGSIKRTIKMPQDETYVLTKDIVNNLQDQWLNETRGFATYNSLYGEAQIPWVKGLKYRVNVGLDFIQNNNGNYTGQGINSSVPTSLSVAGVTNSQNYHWVVENLLTYDRTFAEKHNFNVTALYSEEQTKYNSSSMSAKNIPSDAFQFYNLGQATGEITIGNGNYSLSGLRSYMGRVMYSYDDKYLISATLRSDASSRLAPGYKWHTYPAVSLGWNLNNESFMKDVTWLNRAKVRLGYGQTSNQAVNAYQTLGALNTRQYNFGETNYATGYYVTQLPNPALGWEYSENWNYGLDFTLFNNRLSGTVEYYVNNTKDLLLSVGLPPTSGVNSYTANVGRTQNKGVELSLNGTIINNKNGWTWDLGVNIYANRNKLVALASGQTRDEGNGWFVGHNINSIFDYEYQGLWQEGDPYLNILEPGGNVGMIKVKYTGPVDANGQPTRAIGAADRQIIDVDPDFQGGFNTRVAYKGFDFTMVGAFKSGGVLISTLYGSGGYLNMLTGRRNNVKVDYWTPENTDARYPKPGGIQSGDNPKYGSTLGYFDASYLKIRTMSLGYNLGELLPKSSKINIRTYFTVQNAFVLFSPYHKESGMDPETNSFGNENAAVPLPESQRRFLTIGTNTPSTRNFILGLNVTF
- a CDS encoding sialate O-acetylesterase, encoding MLKILKLAGLFTFIMFSDQAMAQDPKMYIFLCFGQSNMEGNAKYEAQDTTVDSRFRVLQAVDCPDRGRKKGNWYTAVPPLCRCNTGITPADYFGRTLTANLPKDVRVGVINVSVGGARIELFNQQTSPGYIETAPGWMKAMVAEYNNDPYGRLVELAKIAQRSGVIKGILLHQGESNTGDTLWTKKIKIIYDRLIADLNLKPNQVPLLAGEMLGADQGGICAGMNSIINTLPQVVPNAYIIPSAGCSAAADKLHFDAAGYRTLGRRYGEKMLALLGYKVKGSM
- a CDS encoding family 43 glycosylhydrolase codes for the protein MSNICRLAAALCLFTLNLAEVSAQQSKKTDSSAFYQSVKTYVNPVLPGDHPDPTLLKVGEDFYHCGSTFHFNPYLPIYHSKDLVHWEVISRVLPASKAAWVGDKPSGGIWQGAITYFYGSYWIYFSAGGQWFCKAQSPKGPWSAPVEVKTNAVTGNLGYDNSIFVDDDGKPYMVIKNGQKVNRLQALGQDGQLTDTVINLDWINAKLQYSWAEGPVMSKRNGYYYYFPAGDVSGGQYVMRTTALTSDSTKWERLGDFFKPITDAAVGFRRPNHISAPFMLNDGTWWTIGQSYEKYDRDDWSGTGRQTGLYQVIWEGDRPWGVAPTTQPLLMPNLPYSAIPWRSVTTDYFDGNELGLWWHFLTKKASANCSLTDRRGWVRLKPDTTRTHLMQKETDHFYTAITRVELNATDTAAKAGLYLTNGNQRVTVRLYTGYADGKQIIFRTDSVTQSITNTFGDVVWLKIERNGHMLQAYCSGDGENWVTVGRTVSAVSLDKVQPNFNSWVGTSLGLFAEGKAADFDLFICKDGLSALPATGYSNYFGVRKIKGEVADGVTNTSTYGGWLMLSGVEFGKQSPAVAELTATATGNGTIEVWIDDLKHGKLIAKVPVTSTAVAKVFNATIKNVTGQHDVFLKFPTGKPGQIVIKSIKFKSK